Proteins encoded within one genomic window of Triticum aestivum cultivar Chinese Spring chromosome 2D, IWGSC CS RefSeq v2.1, whole genome shotgun sequence:
- the LOC123054007 gene encoding disease resistance protein RPS2, which translates to MTICAALQPVCGFINNTGAPAATARRFSSFVCIKRNRRALTKAIEDLQAVEKVVQEQVSVETNQLNKCDPRVELWLSRVDGVLVPIDAIEQECDQLMQYSCFCSSSLSLGKRYRLGKRVLEILEDLRGLIEEGNQFKVFGSKPLPALVEDQPRIEALGIKPVLKNLWEFFNSGNVGIIGIWGPGGVGKTTLLNTFNNELKEWGTDYQVVIMIEVSNSGNLNIAAIQRMITDRLGLPWNDIETVQTRARFLAKALGRKKFIILLDDVRNKFKLEDVGIPTPDSEIKSKLILTSRDEDVCYQMGAHQSLIKMEYLEKESAWELFQNNLSTNAIAAIESPAPNVVREHAEAIVQSCGGLPLALKVIGRAVAGLTEPEDWSLAVQATKDDIKDLHGVPEMFHKLKYSYDKLIKQQQRCFLYCTLFPEYGSIRKDKLVEYWMADGLIPQDPKKGHRIIRSLLSACLLESCKSDSSEVKMHHIIRHLGISLAVRENIIVKAGMSLERAPSEREWQAARRISLMFNDIRDLCISHECRNLVTLLVQHNPNLERLSPTIFKFMPSLRVLDLSHTSITTLPPCETLSKLKYLNLSHTCIERLPEEFWVLKELTHLDLRVTKALKETFDNCSKLHKLRVLNLFRSNYGIRDVNDLNIDSLKELEFLGITIYAEDVLKKLTKTHPLAKSTQRLSLKHCDQMQSIQISDFTHMVQLGELYVESCPDLKQLIADSDKRRSCLQVLTLAELPALETVLIGSSPHHFRNLLEITISHCQKLHDVTWVLKLEALEKLSIYHCHELEQVVEETTDEVESKSSGIEQGSTQRCRRKNGFSEEQEIHGMVDDAWNEYAKYYQIMTKSGRINGTEHQVDFPKLRSLVLTDLPKLRRVCIPRDFPCLESIRVEDCPNLKTIPLGQTYDCQRLNRICGSYAWWEKLEWGGKDIMESKYFIPIQDKD; encoded by the exons ATGACGATTTGTGCAGCCCTGCAGCCTGTGTGTGGCTTCATCAATAACACAGGGGCGCCGGCAGCTACTGCAAGACGTTTCTCATCTTTCGTTTGCATCAAGCGCAACCGGAGAGCCCTTACGAAAGCCATTGAAGACCTACAAGCTGTAGAGAAGGTGGTTCAAGAACAAGTTAGCGTTGAAACCAACCAGCTCAACAAGTGCGATCCTCGAGTCGAATTATGGCTGAGCAGAGTTGATGGAGTCCTCGTTCCAATTGATGCCATCGAACAAGAGTGTGACCAACTCATGCAATACTCTTGCTTCTGTAGCTCTTCCCTAAGCCTTGGGAAACGCTATCGTCTTGGCAAGCGTGTTCTTGAGATTCTGGAGGATCTTCGTGGGCTAATTGAGGAAGGGAATCAATTCAAGGTATTCGGAAGCAAGCCTTTGCCAGCTTTGGTTGAGGATCAACCAAGGATAGAAGCCCTTGGCATCAAGCCTGTGCTGAAGAATCTCTGGGAATTTTTCAACAGCGGCAATGTGGGCATCATTGGAATTTGGGGTCCAGGAGGGGTTGGGAAAACAACCCTCCTCAACACCTTCAACAATGAACTCAAGGAGTGGGGCACCGATTACCAG GTGGTAATCATGATTGAAGTGTCCAACTCTGGAAATCTAAATATAGCAGCCATCCAGCGCATGATTACAGACCGCCTTGGCTTGCCTTGGAATGACATAGAGACAGTGCAAACTCGTGCCAGATTCTTGGCAAAAGCACTGGGAAGAAAGAAATTTATCATTTTACTGGATGATGTCCGGAACAAATTCAAATTAGAAGATGTCGGGATCCCAACCCCAGATTCTGAAATCAAAAGCAAGTTGATTCTTACCTCACGTGATGAGGATGTTTGCTATCAAATGGGAGCACACCAGAGTTTGATCAAGATGGAGTACCTAGAGAAGGAGTCAGCGTGGGAGCTCTTCCAAAACAATTTGAGCACTAATGCCATTGCAGCCATTGAGTCTCCTGCCCCTAATGTTGTACGAGAGCATGCTGAAGCAATTGTCCAGAGCTGTGGTGGTTTGCCACTTGCACTCAAGGTAATAGGGAGGGCCGTTGCTGGACTAACAGAACCCGAGGATTGGAGCCTGGCGGTGCAAGCAACCAAGGATGACATAAAGGACTTGCATGGAGTACCAGAAATGTTCCATAAATTGAAATACAGTTACGATAAGTTGATCAAGCAACAACAACGGTGTTTCCTGTACTGCACCCTTTTTCCAGAATATGGTTCAATCAGAAAAGATAAGCTTGTGGAGTACTGGATGGCAGATGGGTTGATACCTCAGGACCCCAAGAAAGGCCATCGTATAATCCGTAGCCTGTTGTCAGCATGCTTGTTAGAGAGTTGCAAATCTGACTCTTCGGAGGTCAAAATGCACCACATTATTCGCCATCTGGGGATTTCCCTTGCAGTGCGGGAAAATATTATTGTGAAGGCTGGAATGAGTTTGGAGAGGGCTCCATCAGAGAGAGAGTGGCAAGCAGCAAGAAGGATATCACtcatgtttaatgacataagggaccTTTGTATCTCACATGAGTGCAGGAATCTAGTAACTTTGCTAGTTCAGCATAATCCTAATTTGGAAAGGCTCAGTCCAACAATCTTCAAATTCATGCCTTCCTTGAGGGTCCTTGATCTTTCACACACCAGCATCACAACTCTTCCACCCTGTGAAACATTGTCCAAGCTTAAGTATCTCAATTTGTCCCACACATGCATTGAGAGGCTTCCTGAGGAGTTTTGGGTGCTCAAAGAACTAACCCATTTAGATTTAAGGGTTACCAAGGCCCTTAAAGAGACATTTGACAATTGTTCCAAGCTACACAAGCTAAGGGTCCTAAACCTCTTCCGAAGCAACTATGGGATTCGTGATGTTAATGATCTGAACATTGATTCCCTAAAGGAACTTGAGTTCCTTGGTATCACAATTTATGCTGAGGATGTGTTAAAGAAGTTGACCAAGACACATCCGCTGGCAAAGTCGACACAGCGCCTTAGCCTCAAACACTGCGATCAAATGCAGTCGATCCAAATATCAGACTTCACACATATGGTGCAACTTGGAGAGCTCTATGTTGAATCATGTCCTGACTTGAAACAGCTTATTGCTGACTCTGACAAGCGAAGATCTTGTCTGCAAGTGCTTACCCTTGCTGAACTTCCTGCTCTAGAAACAGTTCTTATTGGATCTTCGCCTCATCACTTTCGGAACCTCCTAGAAATTACAATCTCCCACTGCCAAAAATTGCACGATGTTACCTGGGTTCTGAAGCTGGAGGCACTTGAGAAGCTTTCTATCTATCACTGTCATGAATTAGAGCAAGTTGTTGAAGAAACAACTGATGAGGTGGAAAGCAAGAGTTCGGGAATTGAACAGGGCAGTACTCAGAGATGCAGGAGGAAAAATGGTTTCTCTGAAGAACAAGAGATACATGGTATGGTAGATGACGCATGGAATGAATATGCCAAATATTACCAGATTATGACCAAGAGTGGGCGGATCAATGGAACAGAGCACCAGGTAGACTTCCCAAAACTGAGATCATTGGTACTGACTGACCTACCAAAGCTGAGAAGGGTATGCATCCCAAGAGACTTTCCTTGTCTTGAAAGTATCAGGGTGGAGGACTGCCCGAATCTGAAAACAATTCCATTGGGTCAGACATATGATTGCCAGAGACTAAATAGGATTTGTGGATCATATGCCTGGTGGGAAAAGCTAGAATGGGGTGGCAAGGACATAATGGAGAGCAAGTATTTCATTCCCATCCAAGACAAAGACTAG
- the LOC123054006 gene encoding disease resistance protein RPS2, which yields MADAISAAGSCLQPLCECLDGTGMLDAAAREVASFLHLKSNWSDLDKAKKLLLAVETTVRARVTAEVDKLNICDPQVQVWLRRVEELQLDAIDEDYSQLRKYSCLGQCTIHAHRRASIGRRVLEALDEANKLIEEGRRFKKFGFKPLPKIVDPLPQIKTFGLETMLSQLYDLFEKGDSNIIGVWGQGGVGKTTLLHVFNNDLEKKAHDYQVVIFIEVSNSEALNTVEIQQTISERLNLPWNDAEPIAKRARFLIKALGRKRFVILLDDVRKKFCLEDVGIPTPDINSQSKLILTSRYREVCFQMNAQRSLIEMQILGNDASWELFLSKLSTETSAAVEPLGSQSATREHAMKIAQSCGGLPLALNVIGTAVAGLEEGEWQSAADAIATNMDNIDGVDEMFGRLKYSFDRLTPTQQQCFLYCTLFPEYGSISKEQLIGYWLAEGLLLNDSEKGYQIIRSLVSACLLQVSGSMSSKVKMHHVIRQLGLWLVNKSDTKFLVQPGMALDNAPSAEEWNEATRISIMSNNITELSFSPKCKNVTTLLMQNNPNLNKMSYGFFRTMSSLKVLDLSHTAITSLPECDALVALEHLNLSHTHIMRLPERLWLLKELRHLDLSVTVALEDTMNNCSKLHKLKVLNLFRSHYGIRDVDNLNLDSLKELLFLGITIYAEDVLKKLNMPRPLAKSTHRLNLKYCAEMQSIKISDLSHMEHLEELYVESCYDLNTVVADAELTTSQLQFLTLSVLPSLESVLVAPMSHNFQYIRKLIISHCPKLSNITWVRRLQLLERLVISHCDGVLEIVEDEEQYGEQMKMQDHASYEQEEHAMVETSRNDTGQSDFPKLRLIVLTGLKKLRSICKAREFPCLETLRVEDCPNLRSIPLSCTHNYWKLKQICGSVEWWEKLQWENRKEVACLDSKYFIPI from the exons ATGGCTGACGCGATCAGCGCCGCCGGTTCTTGCCTGCAGCCCCTCTGCGAATGCCTGGATGGCACAGGCATGCTGGACGCGGCGGCCCGGGAGGTCGCCTCGTTCCTTCACCTCAAATCCAACTGGTCCGATCTCGACAAGGCCAAGAAGCTACTGCTGGCTGTCGAGACGACGGTGAGGGCGCGAGTCACCGCAGAGGTGGACAAGCTGAACATCTGTGACCCTCAGGTGCAGGTCTGGCTGAGGCGTGTTGAAGAGCTACAACTGGATGCCATCGACGAGGACTACAGCCAGTTAAGGAAGTATTCTTGCCTCGGCCAGTGCACCATCCATGCTCACCGGCGTGCATCGATCGGCAGGCGTGTTCTTGAGGCTCTAGATGAGGCAAATAAACTTATTGAAGAAGGGAGGCGGTTCAAGAAATTTGGATTCAAGCCCCTTCCCAAGATTGTTGATCCATTGCCTCAGATCAAGACGTTTGGTTTGGAGACCATGCTGAGTCAGCTCTATGATCTGTTTGAGAAGGGCGACTCGAACATAATTGGTGTGTGGGGTCAAGGAGGTGTTGGCAAGACGACGCTTCTACATGTTTTCAACAATGATCTTGAAAAGAAGGCCCATGATTATCAG GTTGTTATCTTTATTGAAGTATCCAATTCAGAGGCGCTGAACACAGTGGAGATACAACAGACTATCTCTGAAAGGCTCAACTTGCCATGGAATGATGCAGAGCCAATTGCCAAACGGGCCAGATTCTTGATAAAGGCACTTGGTAGGAAAAGATTTGTAATCCTGCTTGATGATGTAAGGAAGAAATTCTGTCTGGAGGATGTTGGTATCCCAACTCCAGATATCAACAGTCAGAGCAAGCTGATCCTCACATCACGTTACCGAGAAGTATGCTTCCAGATGAATGCACAAAGAAGCTTGATTGAGATGCAGATTTTGGGTAATGATGCTTCATGGGAACTGTTCTTGAGCAAGCTGAGCACGGAAACTAGTGCAGCAGTTGAACCCCTTGGTTCCCAGAGTGCTACTAGAGAGcacgctatgaaaatagcccaaagTTGTGGAGGCTTACCACTTGCACTCAATGTCATTGGGACTGCTGTGGCAGGCTTGGAAGAGGGAGAGTGGCAATCAGCTGCGGATGCAATTGCTACCAATATGGACAATATTGATGGTGTGGATGAAATGTTTGGTCGGTTGAAGTACAGCTTTGACAGGCTCACACCCACTCAACAACAGTGTTTCCTATACTGCACACTTTTTCCAGAATATGGATCCATTAGTAAAGAGCAACTTATTGGTTATTGGTTAGCTGAAGGTTTGCTATTAAATGATTCTGAAAAGGGTTATCAGATAATCCGCAGTCTTGTTTCAGCTTGCTTGTTGCAGGTCAGTGGCTCAATGTCTTCAAAGGTAAAAATGCACCATGTAATTAGGCAACTGGGGCTATGGTTGGTCAACAAGTCAGATACAAAGTTTCTTGTTCAACCAGGGATGGCCTTGGATAATGCTCCATCAGCTGAAGAATGGAATGAAGCTACAAGGATCTCCATCATGTCTAATAACATCACCGAGCTTTCTTTCTCACCAAAGTGCAAAAATGTCACCACTCTGTTGATGCAGAACAACCCAAATTTGAACAAGATGAGCTATGGATTTTTCAGAACTATGTCATCCTTGAAAGTTCTGGATCTTTCTCATACTGCAATAACATCACTTCCAGAATGTGATGCATTGGTTGCACTGGAGCATCTGAATTTGTCTCACACACACATTATGAGATTACCTGAGCGCCTATGGTTACTGAAAGAGTTGAGGCATTTGGATCTGAGTGTGACTGTTGCACTTGAAGATACCATGAACAACTGCTCAAAGTTGCACAAGTTGAAAGTGCTCAATCTCTTCCGCAGCCACTATGGTATCCGTGATGTTGACAACCTGAATCTGGATTCTCTGAAGGAACTACTGTTCCTTGGAATCACTATTTATGCAGAGGATGTGCTAAAGAAATTGAACATGCCTCGTCCTTTGGCAAAGTCAACACATCGCTTAAACTTGAAGTATTGTGCAGAGATGCAATCAATCAAAATCTCTGACCTCAGCCACATGGAGCACCTTGAGGAGTTGTATGTTGAATCATGCTATGACCTGAACACAGTGGTTGCTGATGCTGAGCTTACAACTTCACAGTTGCAGTTCCTGACCCTGTCAGTTCTTCCCTCGTTGGAAAGTGTCCTTGTTGCACCAATGTCCCATAATTTTCAGTACATCCGCAAATTGATCATTTCACACTGCCCCAAGTTGTCGAACATCACATGGGTCCGAAGGCTTCAGCTTCTTGAGAGGCTTGTCATATCTCATTGTGATGGGGTGCTCGAAATTGTTGAAGATGAGGAGCAGTATGGAGAACAAATGAAAATGCAGGACCATGCTTCATATGAACAAGAAGAGCATGCTATGGTAGAAACTTCACGGAATGACACAGGGCAGAGTGACTTCCCAAAGTTGAGATTGATCGTATTGACGGGACTTAAGAAGCTGAGAAGTATTTGTAAAGCAAGAGAATTCCCATGCCTTGAGACCCTTCGGGTGGAGGATTGCCCAAATCTGAGAAGCATCCCGCTAAGCTGCACGCATAACTATTGGAAACTGAAGCAGATATGTGGTTCAGTTGAATGGTGGGAGAAACTGCAGTGGGAAAATAGGAAGGAGGTGGCATGTCTGGACAGCAAGTACTTCATTCCAATCTGA